Proteins encoded within one genomic window of Sulfurovum sp. XGS-02:
- the dapA gene encoding 4-hydroxy-tetrahydrodipicolinate synthase: protein MSNYITGATTALITPFKNGTLDEATFATLIKRQIAHGIDAVCPVGTTGESATLSHDEHKRCIEIAVEVCKGTETKVLAGAGSNATHEAIDIAKHAEECGVDAIFSVSPYYNKPSQEGLYQHYKAIASAVKVPFMLYNVPGRTGVDILPDTVKRLYDDVENIMGIKEATGSIERTVELLAKVPDLYVFSGDDAIDFPILASGGKGITSVTSNLLPDMKAELAHAALEGDFVKSKAINDKLFEINKVLFCESNPIPIKAAMYIAGLIDTLEYRLPLVPPSSKNMKKIEEVMKKYNIVGA from the coding sequence ATGAGTAACTATATTACGGGTGCGACCACTGCACTGATCACTCCATTTAAAAATGGTACATTGGATGAAGCAACCTTTGCGACACTGATCAAAAGACAAATTGCACATGGAATCGATGCGGTATGTCCTGTAGGAACGACGGGTGAGAGTGCGACACTAAGTCATGATGAGCATAAAAGATGTATCGAGATAGCCGTTGAAGTCTGTAAAGGTACTGAAACCAAAGTCCTTGCAGGTGCAGGCAGCAATGCAACACATGAAGCTATAGATATTGCTAAACATGCAGAAGAGTGTGGTGTTGATGCGATCTTCTCTGTGAGTCCGTACTACAACAAACCAAGCCAGGAAGGACTCTACCAACACTACAAAGCGATTGCTTCTGCGGTCAAAGTCCCTTTCATGCTCTATAATGTGCCCGGACGTACAGGTGTAGATATCTTACCTGATACAGTAAAAAGACTCTATGATGATGTAGAGAACATCATGGGTATCAAAGAAGCGACAGGATCAATCGAAAGAACGGTTGAACTTTTGGCAAAAGTACCTGACTTGTATGTCTTCTCAGGTGATGATGCGATCGATTTTCCTATTTTGGCAAGTGGAGGAAAAGGAATCACTTCTGTGACTTCCAACCTTTTGCCAGATATGAAAGCAGAGCTTGCTCATGCGGCACTTGAAGGTGACTTTGTAAAATCTAAAGCCATCAATGATAAACTTTTTGAGATCAACAAAGTGCTTTTCTGTGAAAGTAACCCTATCCCTATCAAAGCTGCGATGTACATCGCAGGACTGATCGATACACTCGAATACAGATTACCACTGGTACCCCCAAGCAGTAAGAATATGAAAAAGATCGAAGAAGTTATGAAAAAATACAATATAGTAGGAGCGTAA
- a CDS encoding enoyl-ACP reductase, protein MSEMKGKTLVITGATKGIGKAVAEKFAQNGVNIAFTYNSNKEAADEIAADLESKYGVKARAYPLNILELDEFKPLFEAIDKDFDRVDFFVSNAMIYGRPVVGGYGKFMKLRPSKGLTNIYTATVGAFVRGSQEAAVRMEKVGGGAIVTLSSTGNLIYIENYAGHGTNKAAVEAMARYAAVELGEMGIRVNAVSGGPIDTDALKAFTNYEEVKAETIKRSSVNRMGSPEDLAGSVYFLCTDEASWITGQTLVVDGGTTFR, encoded by the coding sequence ATGTCAGAAATGAAAGGTAAAACACTTGTCATCACAGGAGCAACCAAAGGTATTGGTAAAGCCGTAGCTGAAAAGTTTGCTCAAAACGGTGTAAATATCGCATTTACATATAACTCTAACAAAGAAGCTGCAGATGAGATCGCTGCAGACCTTGAGAGCAAATACGGTGTGAAGGCAAGAGCATACCCACTGAACATATTAGAACTTGATGAATTTAAACCTCTCTTTGAAGCGATCGATAAGGACTTTGACAGAGTAGATTTCTTTGTCTCTAACGCTATGATCTATGGACGTCCGGTCGTAGGCGGTTACGGTAAATTCATGAAACTCAGACCTTCAAAAGGTTTAACAAATATTTATACTGCAACCGTAGGTGCATTTGTACGCGGTTCTCAAGAAGCTGCCGTACGTATGGAAAAAGTAGGTGGTGGTGCCATTGTTACACTCTCTTCCACAGGTAACCTTATCTACATTGAAAACTATGCAGGTCACGGTACGAACAAAGCAGCGGTTGAAGCTATGGCTCGTTATGCTGCTGTTGAACTGGGAGAAATGGGTATCAGAGTCAATGCTGTATCCGGCGGACCTATCGATACAGATGCACTCAAAGCATTTACAAACTATGAAGAGGTCAAAGCTGAGACCATTAAACGTTCATCAGTCAACAGAATGGGAAGTCCAGAAGACCTTGCCGGTTCTGTCTATTTCCTCTGTACAGACGAAGCATCATGGATCACAGGTCAAACACTTGTTGTCGATGGTGGAACGACATTCCGTTAA
- a CDS encoding ABC transporter ATP-binding protein — protein MKDLLRQYLPYLSGYKRQFFFAILGMIAVAVGTAATAQLIKPVLDDVFINKDREMLLLMPFFLVGVFALKGLGRYIQTYYTSYIGQDVVRKLRDQLVSHLTYLDMEFFRKTHSGEILSRVTNDIARIQMVVANIIPDLIRETLTILALTGYVIYQNPKLAFYFLVIMPLAVFPLSRLAKKMRKYSKLSQESTADMTTRLNEIFSNIEVIKSNSSQMYEEERFKKDNQSVFRFLMKQVKTNALTSPLMETLGSVAIGIVIYIGGKEVIDGHMTVGSFFAFATALFMLYDPVKRLSSLYNKAQDAITANTRMHELLDTKPAVISGKDELTENIETITLENVSLQYDETPALKHITLHAQKGDSIALVGDSGAGKSSLVNLLVRFYDPSEGKIFINGKENKDFTLTSLHQKIAYVTQRIYIFNDSIAANVAYGEEIDETRVIKALEKAHAMEFINQLDEGIHTLLSESGDNLSGGQRQRIALARALYKNPDILILDEATSALDNKSEALIQQALHELKSEMITFTVAHRLSTIEDADTILVFQKGEIICRGSHQTLLQECPTYQKLSRSL, from the coding sequence ATGAAAGACCTTCTCAGACAGTATCTCCCCTATCTTTCAGGCTACAAAAGACAATTTTTCTTTGCCATACTGGGGATGATCGCTGTTGCGGTCGGTACTGCGGCAACAGCACAGCTCATTAAGCCTGTACTGGATGATGTCTTCATCAATAAAGACAGGGAAATGCTCTTGCTTATGCCGTTTTTCCTCGTGGGTGTCTTTGCACTCAAAGGGTTAGGAAGGTACATACAAACCTACTATACCTCTTACATCGGACAGGATGTCGTAAGGAAACTGCGTGACCAGCTTGTCTCCCACCTCACTTACCTCGATATGGAATTTTTCAGAAAAACACACTCCGGAGAGATACTCTCTCGTGTCACCAATGACATTGCACGTATCCAAATGGTCGTTGCCAATATCATTCCTGATCTCATTAGAGAAACATTGACCATTCTTGCATTGACGGGGTATGTCATTTATCAAAACCCCAAACTTGCCTTTTATTTTTTGGTGATCATGCCGCTGGCAGTCTTTCCTCTCTCTAGACTTGCTAAAAAAATGCGTAAATACTCCAAACTTTCTCAAGAGAGTACAGCTGATATGACAACAAGACTCAATGAAATATTTTCCAACATTGAAGTGATCAAGTCCAACTCAAGCCAAATGTATGAAGAGGAACGTTTCAAGAAAGACAATCAAAGCGTCTTTAGATTTCTTATGAAACAGGTGAAAACAAATGCTTTGACATCACCGCTGATGGAAACGCTGGGATCAGTGGCTATAGGGATTGTCATTTACATAGGAGGGAAAGAGGTCATAGACGGACATATGACCGTAGGTTCCTTTTTTGCTTTTGCAACTGCACTTTTCATGCTTTATGATCCTGTAAAACGTCTTTCATCACTTTACAACAAAGCACAAGATGCCATCACTGCCAATACACGTATGCATGAACTGCTTGATACCAAGCCTGCTGTCATATCAGGGAAGGATGAACTCACGGAGAACATTGAAACCATCACCTTAGAAAATGTTTCACTCCAATACGATGAGACCCCGGCATTAAAGCATATCACCCTTCACGCCCAAAAAGGTGACTCCATTGCATTGGTAGGTGATAGTGGCGCGGGTAAAAGTTCGTTGGTCAACCTGCTGGTGCGTTTCTATGACCCTAGTGAAGGAAAGATCTTTATCAACGGTAAAGAGAACAAAGATTTCACGCTCACTTCCCTACATCAAAAGATAGCCTATGTGACACAGCGTATCTATATCTTTAACGACTCCATCGCAGCCAATGTGGCTTACGGTGAAGAGATAGATGAAACACGTGTGATCAAAGCATTGGAAAAAGCACATGCGATGGAGTTCATCAATCAGTTGGATGAGGGGATACACACACTTTTATCTGAAAGCGGTGACAACCTCTCAGGAGGGCAAAGACAGCGTATCGCTCTGGCACGCGCACTCTATAAGAACCCGGATATTCTCATACTGGATGAAGCAACCTCTGCGCTGGATAACAAAAGTGAAGCACTGATACAACAAGCCCTGCATGAACTCAAATCAGAAATGATCACCTTTACTGTCGCGCATAGATTAAGTACCATAGAAGATGCCGATACCATCTTGGTATTCCAAAAAGGAGAGATCATCTGCAGGGGATCACATCAAACCTTGCTGCAGGAGTGTCCGACCTATCAAAAATTATCAAGGAGTTTATAA
- the cysS gene encoding cysteine--tRNA ligase, with protein MHIYDSVQKTKLSFEPIRKGEVSIYVCGPTVYDDAHLGHARSSLSFDLLSRTLKALGYKVTLGKNFTDIDDKIIKKVEETGKSMEEITSFYIGRYLEEMGALGIERADIEPKATESLQAIENMIQTLIDKDIAYVISSGDVYFDTSKDAHYGEISHQVGEDEDNQSRVAHTSEKRNPKDFALWKACKGSEDICFDTPFSSGRPGWHIECSAMIEKHFAKQHGTQEYSIDIHAGGADLLFPHHENEAAQSRCATGHELAKYWMHNGFVQIDGEKMSKSLGNSFFLKDALKVYDGEVLRYYLNSVHYRNDFNFNEEDLLTSKKRLDKLYRLKKRVSPGKASAVNKTFKKALLDAMGDDLNISIALAVIDEMIATTNDALDSNPKDKALKKETLANIEFIDALLGFGGKEPFSYFQIGVDETLKTQIETLLSERTEAKKEKNFERSDAIRDELTALGISIMDTPDGTLWEKA; from the coding sequence ATGCACATTTATGACAGCGTACAAAAAACCAAACTCTCTTTTGAACCCATCCGTAAAGGAGAAGTAAGCATTTATGTCTGCGGACCTACTGTTTATGACGATGCGCATTTAGGCCACGCACGAAGTAGCCTCTCTTTTGACCTTCTCTCACGCACGCTCAAAGCCCTTGGCTACAAAGTCACACTGGGGAAGAACTTCACCGATATCGATGACAAGATCATCAAAAAAGTAGAAGAGACGGGCAAAAGCATGGAAGAGATCACCTCTTTTTACATCGGCCGATACCTTGAAGAGATGGGAGCCCTCGGCATAGAGCGTGCTGATATCGAACCAAAAGCCACGGAGTCCTTGCAGGCAATAGAGAATATGATACAAACCCTCATAGACAAAGACATAGCCTATGTTATCTCCTCGGGTGATGTCTACTTTGATACAAGCAAAGATGCACACTATGGAGAGATATCACACCAGGTAGGCGAAGATGAGGACAACCAGAGCCGTGTAGCACACACTTCTGAGAAAAGAAACCCAAAAGATTTTGCACTCTGGAAAGCGTGTAAAGGCAGTGAGGATATCTGTTTTGATACCCCCTTCTCTTCAGGCCGTCCGGGCTGGCATATAGAGTGTTCAGCGATGATAGAAAAACACTTTGCAAAGCAGCACGGTACGCAAGAGTACAGTATTGACATCCATGCAGGCGGTGCTGACCTGCTTTTCCCTCACCATGAGAATGAAGCTGCACAAAGCCGATGTGCGACAGGACATGAACTGGCAAAGTACTGGATGCATAACGGTTTTGTGCAGATAGATGGAGAAAAGATGAGCAAGTCTCTGGGGAACAGTTTCTTTCTCAAGGATGCGCTCAAGGTCTACGACGGGGAAGTGCTGCGCTACTACCTCAACTCTGTACACTACAGAAATGACTTTAATTTCAATGAAGAAGATCTGCTCACTTCTAAAAAAAGACTCGACAAGCTCTACAGACTGAAAAAACGTGTCAGTCCCGGAAAAGCTTCTGCGGTCAATAAAACATTCAAAAAAGCACTGCTTGATGCGATGGGGGATGACCTCAACATCTCCATAGCCCTTGCCGTAATCGATGAAATGATCGCTACAACCAATGATGCCTTAGATAGCAATCCAAAAGACAAAGCTCTCAAAAAAGAGACTTTGGCAAACATCGAATTTATCGATGCACTGCTTGGCTTTGGCGGCAAAGAGCCTTTCTCCTATTTTCAGATCGGTGTGGATGAAACCCTTAAAACACAGATAGAGACACTGCTCTCTGAACGTACAGAGGCAAAAAAAGAGAAAAACTTTGAACGTTCGGATGCCATCCGTGATGAACTGACAGCCTTGGGAATATCGATCATGGATACCCCTGATGGCACACTCTGGGAAAAAGCGTAA
- a CDS encoding quinone-dependent dihydroorotate dehydrogenase translates to MSIFSYQNLKKILFKLDPETAHTVAGLGLRAIAHCPILLRFVKNQNFVTHPMLQQEIFGRTFQNPVGLGAGFDKNGQYITAMPTLGFGFTEIGTVTPKPQGGNAKPRLFRLIEDNSIQNAMGFNNKGSHYMLQQLKKLYFFDYPMGINIGKNKLTSEDDALDDYETLFRAFKDYGDYIVINISSPNTPGLRDLQNEAFINAIFKMAKEITTQPVLLKIAPDMEPEDAVALCKTAVEAGAAGIIATNTTIDYSLTPHAKDFGGISGALLTEKSYQLFKAIGKELYGKTILISVGGIDSAEEAYRRIKAGASLVQVYSMLVYRGPALIQEINEGLIKLLQKDGYKHISEAIGADYK, encoded by the coding sequence TTGTCAATTTTTTCTTACCAAAACCTCAAAAAAATACTTTTTAAACTTGATCCTGAGACCGCACACACTGTTGCAGGTCTTGGACTTAGAGCAATCGCACACTGCCCTATTCTCTTGCGTTTTGTCAAAAACCAGAACTTTGTTACTCACCCTATGCTCCAGCAGGAGATCTTCGGACGTACTTTTCAAAATCCTGTAGGCTTAGGTGCAGGATTTGACAAAAACGGTCAGTACATTACTGCTATGCCGACTTTAGGGTTTGGTTTTACAGAGATAGGTACTGTGACACCAAAACCGCAAGGGGGGAATGCAAAACCAAGACTCTTTAGGCTCATTGAAGACAACTCCATTCAAAATGCGATGGGCTTTAACAACAAAGGTAGCCACTACATGCTTCAGCAGCTTAAAAAGCTCTACTTTTTTGATTATCCTATGGGAATCAACATCGGGAAGAATAAACTTACATCAGAAGATGATGCACTAGATGACTATGAGACACTTTTTAGGGCTTTTAAAGATTATGGTGACTACATCGTGATCAACATCTCTTCTCCAAACACTCCAGGACTAAGAGACCTGCAGAATGAAGCGTTCATTAATGCTATTTTCAAGATGGCTAAAGAGATCACCACTCAGCCTGTACTGCTTAAAATTGCACCAGATATGGAACCTGAAGATGCAGTTGCACTATGTAAAACAGCAGTAGAAGCAGGTGCAGCAGGTATTATCGCTACCAATACTACCATAGACTACTCTTTAACACCGCATGCCAAAGATTTCGGTGGTATCTCTGGAGCACTTCTTACTGAAAAATCCTATCAGCTCTTCAAAGCCATAGGTAAAGAGCTCTATGGTAAAACCATACTCATCTCCGTAGGAGGTATAGACTCTGCAGAAGAAGCCTACAGACGTATCAAAGCCGGTGCCTCTTTGGTACAGGTCTACAGCATGCTTGTCTACAGAGGTCCGGCACTTATCCAAGAGATCAATGAAGGTTTAATTAAACTCTTACAAAAAGATGGTTATAAACATATCAGCGAAGCCATCGGAGCAGATTACAAATGA
- a CDS encoding 4Fe-4S binding protein, whose translation MVEFKETRDRNDIYGMPVLGFMFKNQTFLTGLKMAVLALFIYGVYMGFVVPGHENIFTTYLFWGLFWPVFMVITLATFGKIFCGICPHGFVGKYLTKFGLKKEMPKFLRNRYIGILLLFFGWWGIYYFVPGFWRVPLTTAWLFLGLTLIAFVMYYLYKDMSYCKYICPIGTLTRVYGKVSFAELGTYKEDCNSCKTYECASACSYNLKPYAFDNKNSMDDCTLCMDCSSACDSVAFRFTKPSRSLFEKFKFNKSEIWALILITAAITITMNFHHALSRTAIADTFIWSQSAAYVQQYVDFGRFDAVGLFAMFYATVFSIGIVYIGMFVASKILKASFEKTFYTLGYAFVPLFIIGGLAHLIHSIFTHHYADIGNAFIYGFGLDAGPVENLASRRDAWLRVFDVIPYLAAIWAYLILAKRIKFFESSKMKKVLAFVFASSLITFYLSLNLYRVYAFATYGAAKSGHHGSHGNHGAAKEIDTKKPVMKCEAGKCGAAMKKQ comes from the coding sequence ATGGTAGAGTTCAAAGAAACTAGAGATAGAAACGATATATACGGCATGCCTGTATTGGGGTTTATGTTTAAAAACCAGACATTTTTGACAGGGTTGAAGATGGCAGTGCTTGCTCTATTCATCTATGGTGTCTACATGGGGTTCGTTGTTCCAGGTCATGAGAATATCTTTACGACCTATCTTTTCTGGGGACTCTTTTGGCCTGTTTTTATGGTCATTACCCTTGCCACGTTTGGCAAGATCTTCTGCGGTATTTGCCCGCACGGATTTGTAGGGAAATACCTCACGAAATTCGGTCTTAAAAAAGAGATGCCGAAGTTTTTGAGAAACAGGTATATCGGTATTTTGCTTCTCTTCTTTGGATGGTGGGGTATCTACTATTTTGTACCTGGTTTCTGGAGAGTACCGCTTACAACAGCTTGGCTTTTTCTTGGACTTACATTGATCGCATTTGTGATGTATTATCTCTATAAAGATATGAGTTACTGTAAATATATCTGTCCTATCGGGACCTTGACAAGAGTGTACGGAAAGGTCTCTTTTGCAGAACTAGGTACGTATAAAGAGGACTGTAACAGTTGTAAAACCTATGAGTGTGCCTCGGCATGTTCGTATAATCTCAAGCCATACGCCTTTGATAACAAGAACTCGATGGATGACTGTACGCTCTGTATGGACTGCAGCAGTGCCTGTGACTCCGTAGCTTTTAGGTTTACAAAGCCTTCCAGATCTCTTTTTGAGAAGTTTAAGTTCAACAAATCAGAGATTTGGGCACTGATCCTCATCACTGCAGCGATCACCATTACGATGAACTTTCACCATGCCTTGAGCCGTACTGCCATAGCTGATACCTTCATCTGGTCTCAGTCAGCAGCCTATGTGCAGCAGTATGTAGATTTTGGCAGATTTGATGCAGTAGGTCTTTTTGCCATGTTCTATGCAACGGTATTTTCAATCGGAATCGTCTACATCGGTATGTTTGTGGCCTCTAAGATCTTAAAAGCATCGTTTGAAAAGACTTTTTATACTTTAGGGTATGCGTTTGTACCTCTCTTCATCATCGGAGGTTTGGCACACTTGATACACAGTATTTTTACACATCACTATGCAGATATAGGAAATGCCTTTATTTACGGGTTTGGTCTGGATGCTGGACCGGTTGAGAATTTGGCTTCTAGAAGAGATGCTTGGTTAAGAGTTTTTGATGTGATCCCGTATCTCGCAGCTATCTGGGCATACCTGATTCTTGCAAAGAGAATAAAGTTCTTTGAATCATCTAAAATGAAGAAGGTCTTAGCCTTTGTGTTCGCCTCTTCACTTATCACATTTTATCTGTCATTGAACCTCTACAGAGTGTATGCTTTTGCAACATACGGTGCGGCGAAGAGTGGTCATCATGGCAGTCATGGGAACCACGGTGCAGCTAAAGAGATCGATACGAAAAAACCTGTGATGAAATGTGAAGCGGGTAAATGCGGTGCTGCAATGAAAAAGCAGTAG
- a CDS encoding pitrilysin family protein has product MANSLPEHFTKTLDNGMQIVVIPMDNDSGVITTDIYYKVGSRNEVMGKSGMAHMLEHLSFKSTDKLKEGEFDTIVKSRGGVNNAATGFDKTHYFIKTASKNLALSLDLFSELMHNLKLTDEEFQKERDVVAEERRLRTDNNPMGYLYFRVFNTHFTYHPYHWLPIGFMEDILSWKIEDIREFYHRYYQPSNAILVVAGDITPEEVFKETETYFGHIQNKHEIPKVTAVEPKVDGAKRAVLHKESNQVDTIAITYSIPNYEDDDQVVLSAISHILSAGKSSRFEKTLVNEKHLANQVYGYNMELADPGVFLIMAMCSPQASLDDLEKEILAELEKIKNGDVTQAELDKVKINTKAEFIYSLESSSSVAGLYGDYYVKGNIQPLLEYEEKLDKITLKDISDAAKKYFDHNFSTTVILKKN; this is encoded by the coding sequence ATGGCCAATTCATTGCCAGAACATTTTACAAAAACATTGGACAACGGTATGCAGATCGTTGTCATCCCTATGGATAACGATTCAGGCGTTATCACCACAGATATCTACTACAAAGTAGGAAGCAGAAATGAAGTGATGGGTAAAAGCGGTATGGCCCATATGCTTGAGCACCTCTCTTTCAAATCTACAGATAAACTCAAAGAGGGTGAATTTGACACGATCGTGAAAAGTCGTGGGGGTGTCAATAATGCAGCCACAGGCTTTGACAAAACACACTATTTTATTAAAACAGCCAGCAAGAACCTTGCACTGAGCCTTGATCTCTTCTCTGAACTGATGCATAACCTCAAACTCACCGATGAAGAGTTTCAAAAAGAGCGTGATGTGGTCGCTGAAGAGAGACGTCTAAGAACAGATAACAATCCTATGGGCTATCTTTACTTCAGGGTCTTCAATACACACTTTACCTACCATCCTTACCACTGGCTTCCGATCGGTTTTATGGAAGATATTCTCTCATGGAAGATAGAAGATATCAGAGAGTTCTATCACCGTTATTATCAGCCAAGCAATGCCATTTTAGTCGTGGCTGGAGATATCACACCTGAAGAGGTATTCAAAGAAACTGAAACATATTTCGGGCATATTCAAAATAAACATGAGATTCCAAAAGTCACCGCTGTGGAGCCTAAAGTGGATGGTGCCAAAAGAGCCGTACTCCATAAAGAGAGTAACCAGGTCGATACGATTGCGATCACCTACTCCATCCCAAACTATGAAGATGATGACCAGGTAGTACTTTCTGCCATCAGCCATATACTCAGTGCCGGGAAAAGTTCTCGTTTTGAAAAAACACTGGTGAATGAAAAGCACCTGGCAAACCAGGTTTATGGCTACAATATGGAACTTGCTGACCCGGGTGTGTTCCTCATCATGGCGATGTGTTCCCCTCAAGCCTCTTTGGATGATTTGGAAAAAGAGATCCTGGCTGAACTTGAAAAGATCAAAAACGGTGATGTCACACAAGCTGAACTGGATAAGGTCAAGATCAATACAAAAGCAGAATTCATCTACTCTTTGGAGAGTTCAAGTTCCGTTGCAGGGCTCTATGGAGACTATTATGTGAAGGGAAATATTCAGCCTTTACTTGAATATGAAGAGAAATTAGATAAAATTACGCTCAAAGATATTAGCGATGCCGCTAAAAAGTATTTTGATCACAATTTTTCAACCACTGTGATCTTGAAAAAAAACTAG
- a CDS encoding TonB-dependent receptor has protein sequence MKIKYSLITLLALSSINAEEINLEAVSVTATKIATPTKDVSQSIAVVDEQTIEDKNILNIQEAIENIPGVNAESSTNSPSPRLIIRGAGLKARYGVREIMVMKDGVPMTDPDSFTRFDFIDMQDVSSIEVQKGPGSINAANTTGGVIQLVTKSVFEEGDDRIKIGVGDDGQKNVNLKVRGQIGENDFASLTFSKREIDNNWRDNNDFDATQVSLKHGHIFEDESTLETEFSYTESNMNIPTDMNATEFAIFQETGEQHNTSSQWQHSARDSKIFAINTKYEKEIGDLLLKPRFYFNTWDHFHPVTGLINDSDDNSVYGTDLELNYTHKVFDKEATLVAGVTYKTDITNDAKKYEYADYTTQTVTLPYFPFSREEIVQTTSNEKGALAQIEDSTTTLYGIYLMETFSPTEDFTIDMSTRVDKLSIDISGNEITAYDYGAKNYVPGAGLYEIDKTYNLFSAKIGAIYRLTDSTNMYATIATANQAPTGSEIEAAQDQGISLDKSTNVNYEVGLKSRMNNLSLDVAIYQNDVRDEIIKTTDADGNVIYDNAGKTQKRGLEFNGVYRVSNELDIGGSYAYSDFEFVTYEEQVGYGGGATWVSRDGNALPYIPKNQYSLFAAYRMENGFKARVTTKGWGSYYMDNANTQKYEGYDFVTDLMLGYEYQAHNIQLNVRNLTDEYYAMQASKDANGNVSYKAAAPQSFMVTYSYTF, from the coding sequence ATGAAAATCAAATATTCGTTAATCACACTATTGGCATTATCGTCAATCAATGCTGAAGAGATAAATCTGGAAGCAGTCAGTGTTACGGCAACAAAGATTGCAACACCGACAAAGGACGTATCGCAATCGATCGCTGTTGTAGATGAACAAACGATAGAGGACAAGAATATACTCAATATTCAAGAAGCGATAGAAAATATACCAGGAGTCAATGCAGAGTCATCGACCAATTCACCAAGTCCTAGACTGATCATCAGGGGAGCGGGACTGAAGGCCAGATATGGTGTGAGAGAGATCATGGTTATGAAAGACGGTGTACCAATGACAGATCCGGATTCATTTACCAGATTTGATTTTATCGATATGCAGGATGTATCGAGTATAGAGGTTCAAAAGGGACCAGGTTCCATCAATGCGGCAAATACAACAGGCGGTGTAATCCAACTTGTCACAAAGTCTGTTTTTGAAGAGGGTGATGACAGAATTAAAATAGGTGTGGGTGATGACGGACAAAAGAATGTCAACCTCAAAGTACGTGGTCAAATTGGAGAAAACGATTTTGCCTCTTTGACGTTTTCTAAACGTGAAATTGACAATAACTGGAGAGACAACAACGACTTTGATGCAACACAAGTGAGTTTGAAACATGGGCATATCTTTGAAGATGAGTCTACTTTAGAGACAGAGTTTTCTTATACAGAGTCAAATATGAATATCCCAACCGATATGAATGCTACTGAATTTGCAATCTTCCAAGAAACAGGTGAACAGCATAATACAAGTTCACAGTGGCAACATAGTGCCAGAGATTCTAAAATCTTTGCCATCAATACCAAGTATGAAAAAGAGATCGGTGATCTACTATTAAAACCAAGATTTTACTTTAATACATGGGATCATTTTCACCCTGTAACCGGTTTGATCAATGACAGTGATGACAACAGTGTGTATGGAACGGATTTGGAACTTAATTATACGCATAAAGTATTCGATAAGGAAGCAACGCTTGTAGCGGGGGTAACCTATAAAACGGATATTACGAATGATGCAAAGAAGTATGAATATGCAGACTATACAACGCAGACAGTTACTCTTCCTTATTTTCCTTTTTCCCGTGAAGAAATTGTGCAAACAACATCAAACGAGAAAGGTGCTTTAGCACAAATTGAAGATAGTACTACGACACTTTATGGCATCTACCTGATGGAAACCTTCTCTCCAACTGAGGATTTCACCATAGATATGAGTACAAGAGTCGATAAGTTAAGTATAGATATCAGCGGAAACGAGATCACGGCTTATGATTATGGAGCAAAAAATTATGTACCGGGTGCAGGGCTTTACGAAATAGACAAGACCTACAATCTCTTCTCCGCAAAAATTGGAGCGATATATAGGTTAACGGATTCGACAAATATGTATGCAACCATTGCAACGGCAAATCAGGCACCTACGGGGAGTGAGATCGAAGCAGCACAAGATCAAGGCATTTCACTTGATAAAAGTACCAATGTGAACTATGAGGTCGGTCTTAAAAGCAGGATGAATAATCTATCACTTGATGTGGCGATCTATCAAAATGATGTGAGGGATGAGATCATCAAAACGACAGATGCAGACGGTAATGTGATTTATGATAATGCGGGGAAAACGCAAAAAAGAGGGTTAGAGTTCAATGGAGTCTACAGGGTTTCAAACGAATTAGACATAGGTGGTTCGTATGCCTACAGTGATTTTGAATTTGTTACATATGAAGAGCAGGTAGGTTACGGTGGTGGTGCAACATGGGTATCAAGAGATGGTAACGCTTTGCCTTATATCCCTAAAAACCAATACTCTCTGTTTGCAGCCTATAGAATGGAAAACGGTTTCAAAGCAAGAGTCACGACAAAAGGTTGGGGAAGTTACTATATGGACAATGCAAATACCCAAAAGTATGAAGGGTATGATTTTGTCACCGATTTGATGCTAGGGTATGAGTATCAAGCACATAATATACAGTTGAATGTAAGAAACTTGACAGATGAATATTATGCAATGCAAGCGTCAAAAGATGCAAACGGAAATGTCTCATATAAAGCAGCTGCACCTCAGAGTTTTATGGTGACGTATAGTTATACATTTTAA